Proteins encoded by one window of Ovis canadensis isolate MfBH-ARS-UI-01 breed Bighorn chromosome 14, ARS-UI_OviCan_v2, whole genome shotgun sequence:
- the SDR42E1 gene encoding short-chain dehydrogenase/reductase family 42E member 1 has product MDSHKSRKETVLITGGGGYFGFRLGCALNQKGVHVILFDISRPETIPEGIRFILGDIRRLSDIENAFQGVDVACVFHIASYGMSGREQLNRSLIEEVNVGGTDNILQACRRRGVPRLVYTSTFNVIFGGQVIRNGDESLPYLPLHLHPDHYSRTKSIAEKKVLSANGMALERGGGVLSTCALRPAGIYGPGEQRHLPRIVSYIEKGLFRFVYGDPKSLVEFVHVDNLVQAHILASEALKADKGHIAAGQPYFISDGRPVNNFEFLRPLVEGLGYKFPSIRLPLTLIYCFAFLTEMTHFILGRLYNFQPFLTRTEVYKTGVTHYFSLEKARKELGYEAQPFDLQEAVEWFKAHGHGRRPGSRDSKCLVWDELVILLLVTVVLMWLLPSVILSV; this is encoded by the exons ATGGATTCCCACAAATCTCGAAAGGAAACGGTCCTCATTACAGGAGGAGGTGGCTATTTTGGTTTCCG GCTTGGCTGTGCTCTGAACCAGAAAGGAGTCCATGTGATTCTGTTTGACATCAGCCGCCCTGAGACCATTCCAGAAGGCATCCGGTTTATACTAGGAGACATCCGCCGTCTCTCTGACATAGAGAACGCCTTCCAGGGTGTCGACGTGGCTTGTGTGTTCCATATCGCGTCTTATGGTATGTCGGGGCGCGAGCAACTGAATCGAAGCCTGATTGAAGAAGTCAACGTGGGGGGCACAGACAACATCCTCCAGGCATGCAGGAGGAGAGGGGTGCCAAGGTTAGTGTACACAAGCACTTTCAACGTCATCTTTGGAGGGCAGGTCATCAGAAATGGAGACGAATCCCTGCCTTACCTGCCCCTTCACCTCCATCCTGATCACTACTCTCGGACCAAATCTATCGCCGAGAAGAAGGTGCTGTCAGCCAATGGTATGGCCCTGGAGAGGGGCGGTGGGGTCTTGAGCACCTGTGCCCTGAGGCCTGCTGGCATCTACGGGCCTGGAGAACAGAGGCACCTCCCCAGGATAGTGAGCTACATAGAGAAGGGCCTGTTCAGGTTTGTGTATGGAGACCCCAAGAGTCTGGTGGAATTTGTCCACGTGGACAACTTGGTGCAGGCTCACATCCTGGCCTCAGAGGCCCTCAAAGCTGACAAGGGCCACATTGCCGCCGGGCAGCCCTACTTCATCTCAGACGGCAGGCCCGTGAACAACTTTGAGTTCCTCCGGCCTCTGGTTGAGGGCCTGGGCTACAAGTTCCCGTCCATCCGCCTCCCTCTGACCCTCATCTATTGCTTCGCTTTCCTGACAGAGATGACCCACTTCATCTTGGGGCGACTCTACAACTTCCAGCCCTTCCTCACCCGCACCGAAGTTTACAAAACCGGCGTCACACATTACTTTAGCCTGGAGAAAGCCAGGAAGGAGCTGGGGTATGAGGCTCAGCCGTTTGACCTCCAGGAGGCAGTCGAGTGGTTTAAAGCCCACGGTCACGGCAGACGTCCTGGGAGTCGTGACTCCAAGTGTCTTGTTTGGGATGAGCTGGTGATCTTACTCCTGGTTACAGTGGTTCTCATGTGGCTGCTGCCTTCCGTGATCCTGTCGGTGTGA